One segment of Mycolicibacterium sp. YH-1 DNA contains the following:
- the mqo gene encoding malate dehydrogenase (quinone), with the protein MTEAAKTAKTDVVLVGAGIMSATLGALLRLMEPDWSITLIERLDGAAAESSDPWNNAGTGHSALCELNYTPQRSDGTIDTAKAVHVNEQFQVSRQFWAYAVENGVLPDVRSFLNPIPHVSFVHGAGNVDYLRNRREALVTNPLFATMEFIDDRDEFARRLPLMAAKRDFSDPVALNWTQAGTDVDFGSLSRQLIGYTAQRGMTTLFGHDVRDLHKESDGTWTLGVINRRTRSKRKINAKFVFVGAGGGALPLLQKSGIKEVKGFGGFPVGGEFLRTNNPVLAAGHQAKVYGAPPLGAPPMSVPHLDTRVINGRSWLLFGPFAGWSPKFLKQGKVTDLPLSVKANNLASMLGVGLTEVSLVKYLVSQLLLSEDDRVKDLREFAPSAVASDWELDVAGQRVQVIRKKGAGGVLEFGTTVLSAEDGSIAGLLGASPGASTAVPAMFDVMERCFPDRFETWRPKLKEMVPSFGTELSGAPKLYQEVWDWGTKVLKLDEPKAQIAAVQAAASA; encoded by the coding sequence GTGACTGAGGCAGCCAAGACAGCGAAGACCGACGTCGTACTGGTGGGCGCCGGCATCATGAGCGCCACCCTCGGCGCGCTGCTCCGACTGATGGAACCCGACTGGTCGATCACGTTGATCGAACGCCTCGACGGCGCCGCCGCGGAGAGCAGCGACCCGTGGAACAACGCGGGCACCGGTCACTCGGCACTGTGTGAGCTGAACTACACGCCGCAGCGCTCCGACGGCACGATCGACACCGCCAAGGCCGTCCACGTCAACGAGCAGTTCCAGGTGTCACGCCAGTTCTGGGCGTATGCCGTCGAGAACGGTGTGCTGCCCGACGTCCGCAGCTTCCTCAACCCGATTCCGCACGTGAGCTTCGTGCACGGGGCAGGCAATGTCGACTATCTGCGCAATCGTCGCGAGGCGCTGGTCACCAACCCCCTGTTCGCGACGATGGAGTTCATCGACGACCGCGACGAGTTCGCCCGCCGGCTTCCGCTGATGGCGGCCAAGCGGGACTTCTCCGATCCCGTCGCCCTGAACTGGACGCAGGCCGGCACCGACGTCGACTTCGGTTCGCTGTCAAGGCAACTGATCGGCTACACCGCCCAGCGCGGTATGACGACCCTGTTCGGCCACGACGTGCGCGACCTGCACAAGGAGTCCGACGGCACGTGGACGCTCGGTGTGATCAACCGGCGCACTCGGAGCAAGCGGAAGATCAACGCCAAGTTCGTGTTCGTGGGCGCGGGCGGTGGCGCGCTGCCGCTGCTGCAGAAGTCGGGCATCAAGGAAGTCAAGGGATTTGGCGGCTTCCCCGTCGGCGGCGAGTTCCTGCGCACCAACAACCCCGTGCTGGCCGCCGGTCACCAGGCCAAGGTGTACGGCGCTCCGCCGCTGGGTGCCCCGCCGATGTCGGTGCCGCACTTGGACACCCGTGTCATCAACGGCCGCTCGTGGCTGCTGTTCGGACCGTTCGCGGGCTGGTCGCCCAAGTTCCTCAAGCAGGGCAAGGTGACCGACCTTCCGCTGTCGGTCAAGGCCAACAACCTGGCATCGATGCTCGGTGTCGGTCTGACCGAGGTCAGCCTGGTCAAGTACCTGGTCAGCCAGCTTCTGCTCAGCGAGGACGACAGGGTCAAGGACCTGCGCGAGTTCGCTCCGAGCGCGGTGGCCTCGGACTGGGAGCTCGATGTGGCGGGCCAGCGCGTCCAGGTGATCCGCAAGAAGGGTGCAGGCGGTGTGCTGGAGTTCGGCACGACGGTGCTGTCGGCCGAGGACGGCAGCATCGCGGGTCTGCTCGGTGCGTCGCCGGGTGCATCGACCGCCGTGCCCGCGATGTTCGACGTGATGGAGCGCTGCTTCCCGGATCGCTTCGAGACATGGCGGCCCAAGCTCAAGGAGATGGTGCCGTCCTTCGGTACCGAGCTCTCGGGGGCGCCGAAGCTGTACCAAGAGGTCTGGGACTGGGGCACAAAGGTGCTCAAGCTCGACGAGCCCAAGGCACAGATCGCCGCAGTCCAGGCCGCGGCGTCGGCGTGA
- a CDS encoding alpha/beta hydrolase — protein sequence MTRWEPDVLPGYWQQTIALGIDPDGEGDLFATLVRRGDGGTARRAVLALHGYTDYFFNTELADRFAERDFTFYALDLHKCGRSWRTGQTPHFTTDLASYDTELLRALDAIATDTGGAQVCVYGHSAGGLIASLFLDRVRQRGASTDVDGLVLNSPFFDLHGPAILRSAPTSAALAALARWRKLHVIRKPTEGGYGTSLHRDYAGEFDYDLEWKPLGGFPVTLGWINAVRRGQARLHRGLDVGVPNLILRSGHSVAEAPDPEAIQRGDAVLDVTQIARWAGCVGNHTTVAPIADAKHDVFLSLAQPRAAAYRELDRWLQRFLDTSCDHTEDNRPDGTISPPCTQTGQG from the coding sequence GTGACACGGTGGGAGCCCGATGTGCTGCCCGGCTACTGGCAGCAGACCATTGCGCTCGGCATCGATCCCGATGGTGAGGGAGATCTCTTCGCCACGCTGGTGCGCCGCGGCGACGGGGGCACTGCGCGCCGAGCCGTCCTGGCGTTGCACGGCTACACCGACTACTTCTTCAACACCGAACTCGCCGACCGTTTCGCCGAGCGTGACTTCACCTTCTACGCCCTCGACCTGCACAAGTGCGGCCGATCATGGCGCACCGGGCAGACCCCGCACTTCACCACCGACTTGGCCAGCTACGACACCGAACTGCTCCGTGCACTCGACGCCATCGCGACCGACACGGGCGGGGCACAGGTGTGCGTGTACGGGCACTCGGCGGGTGGTTTGATCGCCTCGCTGTTCCTCGACCGCGTTCGCCAGCGGGGTGCGTCCACCGATGTCGACGGGTTGGTGCTCAACAGCCCGTTCTTCGATCTGCACGGGCCTGCGATCCTGCGGTCGGCGCCCACATCGGCCGCGCTCGCCGCGCTGGCCCGCTGGCGGAAGCTGCACGTGATCCGCAAACCGACCGAGGGCGGGTACGGAACGAGCCTGCACCGCGATTACGCGGGCGAGTTCGACTACGACCTGGAGTGGAAACCACTCGGCGGATTCCCCGTCACGTTGGGGTGGATCAACGCGGTCCGTCGCGGTCAGGCCCGGCTGCACCGCGGCCTCGACGTCGGCGTCCCGAACCTGATTCTGCGCTCGGGCCACAGCGTTGCCGAGGCTCCCGATCCCGAGGCAATCCAGCGCGGTGACGCCGTCCTGGACGTCACGCAGATCGCACGGTGGGCCGGCTGCGTCGGAAACCACACCACCGTCGCGCCCATCGCCGACGCCAAACACGATGTGTTTCTCTCGCTGGCGCAGCCACGCGCTGCCGCCTATCGCGAGCTGGACCGGTGGCTGCAGCGTTTCCTCGACACCAGCTGCGACCACACAGAAGACAACCGACCCGACGGAACCATCTCTCCCCCCTGCACTCAAACCGGACAAGGCTGA